In Sphingobacteriales bacterium, a single genomic region encodes these proteins:
- a CDS encoding sulfatase-like hydrolase/transferase translates to MKRKDFVKNIALGTLGVALSSKISQAAESKKKPNIILILLDDVSAVEFGCYGNIVHKTPNIDRMAQEGILFKTAWATPMCIPTRALILTAKYGPRINWYKNNIKPKLEEKNGILGRDNIIYAQLLAENQYRTGIIGKWQLPGTTKQHGFQYNCTWSDSKRFKQKDTTDSRYWHPTILENGKVIPTVSNDFGPDVLNKKAIEFITQKNSPPFFLYYSFTLPHLPRGAKSIDAYTTVPERNERGELTGKRSVGTLQSNVEYIDFLIKELIEALQKNKLLENTIIFFTSDNPTSGGKTGGKCQVVQEKGCRVPLIVYAPTIIKSQAPSENLITLADLYPTFCELGGAAIPKDYEIDGKTFVSLLLEKPYMERKWIFSYYEDKRMLRTKNWLLDGEGNYFRCEYIANTTESHFEKVKADDETKEFKEIKSYFDNILVGLPKPTEQFLKTNTVLSTPSSKQTKKPKKNPAKPAQKNIQVK, encoded by the coding sequence ATGAAACGCAAAGATTTTGTTAAAAACATTGCGCTTGGTACTTTAGGGGTAGCACTATCCTCCAAAATATCACAGGCAGCTGAAAGCAAAAAAAAACCAAATATCATTTTAATTCTATTAGATGATGTATCTGCTGTAGAGTTTGGTTGCTATGGCAATATAGTTCATAAAACCCCCAATATTGACCGTATGGCACAAGAGGGGATTTTATTTAAAACAGCATGGGCTACGCCCATGTGTATCCCTACAAGAGCACTCATATTAACCGCGAAATATGGACCGAGAATTAATTGGTACAAAAACAATATAAAACCTAAATTAGAAGAAAAAAATGGCATTTTAGGCAGAGATAATATTATTTATGCCCAATTACTTGCGGAAAATCAATACAGAACCGGTATTATCGGAAAGTGGCAATTGCCGGGTACTACCAAGCAACACGGCTTTCAATATAATTGCACTTGGTCAGACAGCAAGCGTTTTAAACAAAAAGATACAACTGATTCTCGTTATTGGCACCCTACTATATTAGAAAATGGTAAAGTAATTCCTACTGTGTCTAATGATTTTGGGCCTGATGTATTAAACAAAAAAGCGATAGAGTTTATTACACAAAAAAACAGCCCCCCTTTCTTTTTGTATTATTCCTTTACTTTACCTCATTTACCGCGTGGCGCAAAATCTATAGATGCGTATACGACTGTTCCTGAGAGGAATGAACGCGGCGAATTAACAGGAAAACGCAGTGTTGGAACACTTCAATCCAATGTAGAGTATATTGATTTTTTAATAAAAGAGTTAATAGAAGCATTACAAAAAAACAAGCTATTAGAGAATACTATTATATTTTTTACATCAGATAACCCTACTTCGGGCGGCAAAACGGGAGGTAAGTGTCAAGTAGTACAAGAAAAAGGGTGTAGAGTTCCCTTAATTGTATATGCCCCTACAATTATAAAATCCCAAGCACCTTCCGAAAATTTGATAACCTTAGCAGATTTATATCCTACTTTTTGCGAATTAGGCGGCGCAGCTATTCCAAAAGATTATGAAATAGACGGAAAAACATTCGTATCTCTGTTGTTAGAAAAACCCTATATGGAGCGAAAATGGATTTTTAGCTATTACGAAGATAAACGCATGCTGCGCACTAAAAATTGGCTCTTAGATGGTGAAGGAAATTATTTTCGTTGTGAATATATAGCAAATACTACCGAATCGCATTTTGAAAAAGTAAAGGCAGATGATGAAACAAAAGAATTTAAAGAAATAAAATCATATTTTGATAATATCTTAGTAGGATTACCAAAACCTACTGAGCAGTTTTTAAAAACAAATACTGTTCTATCTACCCCCTCCTCCAAACAAACAAAAAAACCTAAAAAGAATCCGGCTAAACCTGCTCAAAAAAATATTCAAGTAAAATAA
- a CDS encoding PKD domain-containing protein, which translates to MVYNPKDLYNQHVKEHEGTAQRSDVWHLHAFKMNFIGAAANPVLIPNSKKKEYHNYFIGNKPAQWATDVAVYGGIEYQQLYKGIDVRIYGNKNEQMKYDYIVDPHADATQIRWQYEGVENICIKNDEIYLSTSLGESIEAAPLAYQWINGIKKIVPCRYQLLADEQLTFDFPEGYNTNYELVIDPELIASTYSGTSETVYGHTATYDAQGHLYGGGRCFGTGYPVTTGAIQTTFAGSVDNCISKYTPDGNTLMFATYIGGNNEDIPHSLVVTDFDELVVMASTYSSDFPVSAAAFDDTYNGGRDLTITIIKSSGNSLIGSTYIGGGDTDGENAYNVFYEDSYRGEVIAATENGSSNIYVVSSTNSDNFPVTSAAYQSNLQGDADAVVFKLNGNASQLLWSTYFGGNNADSGFSIRLDSNGNVFAAGATSGGLTTNNASVQPNFAGGAMGGWGASLEADGFIAKFNPAGSNLLRCTYIGTSEFDQGYFIDINPEDDDIYIFGLSAGDFPVSSNVYSNANGEMFIAKLNNNLSSYYWTTRLGSNDDFPEIAPTAFRVDICGNIYAGGYTLSGNNFPITPDAFQNSLNDNTGDYYFMVLEKDAATLSYATYFGGNGYEHVDGGTSRFDNKGVIYQAVCTNSSDFYTTSGAFDNNLSTGWDLFVFKFDFEKGIVAANPSVDASLVVEYDEGCAPLTVFFYQQLDTATTTQYYWNFGDGDSSDLKNPLHTFLTPGDYQVRLVVVDSTTCNITDTAYVAINVGYSEIEAEFAYDIAPPCDNGGGSYEVQFFNNTIGTPDVNLWEFGNIPFPIQNNNDTISFTYPQAGTYTVRLITIDSLPCLVSDTSEVTFTLQPPTYIAADFSLPAGDCVPFDLEVFSSNAAAQYQWLFGDGASGNDSTALHQYTQAGTYEVSLIVQDASTCNESDTLTLPLEVYAVPQSLFSTDKDSIFLGSSTLFTFTGETNGETLQYDWDLGDGSIAATTDNFTHTYTAIGTYNICLTVTSPHNCTDAYCKEIDVYTDKGFIGIPNAFTPNDDKVNDAVQVEGKNIVSFTLKIFNRWGKLLFETDNIDTAWDGNYQGDPQEADVYVYTLEAKMIDGEQISKTGNITLLR; encoded by the coding sequence TTGGTTTATAATCCGAAAGATTTATACAACCAACACGTCAAAGAGCACGAAGGAACAGCACAACGCAGCGATGTGTGGCATCTCCACGCTTTTAAAATGAATTTTATCGGTGCTGCCGCCAATCCCGTCCTTATTCCCAACAGCAAAAAAAAGGAATATCACAATTATTTCATCGGCAATAAGCCCGCTCAATGGGCAACAGATGTGGCTGTGTACGGCGGCATTGAATATCAGCAATTGTACAAAGGTATTGATGTACGCATTTACGGCAACAAAAATGAACAGATGAAATACGACTATATCGTAGATCCGCATGCCGATGCCACACAAATACGCTGGCAATACGAAGGGGTGGAAAATATATGTATTAAAAACGATGAAATTTATTTAAGCACCTCTTTGGGCGAAAGCATAGAAGCTGCTCCTTTGGCGTATCAATGGATAAATGGTATAAAAAAAATAGTGCCTTGTCGCTATCAATTATTGGCAGACGAGCAATTGACGTTCGATTTTCCAGAAGGTTATAATACCAATTATGAACTCGTCATTGACCCCGAACTCATCGCCAGCACTTATTCGGGTACTTCAGAAACTGTATATGGACATACTGCTACCTACGATGCGCAAGGGCATCTGTATGGCGGCGGTCGTTGTTTTGGCACAGGCTATCCCGTAACCACCGGAGCCATACAAACTACTTTTGCGGGCAGTGTGGATAATTGTATTTCCAAATATACTCCCGATGGCAATACGCTGATGTTTGCTACCTATATCGGCGGCAATAACGAAGATATTCCCCACAGTTTGGTGGTTACAGATTTTGATGAATTGGTTGTAATGGCAAGCACTTATTCCAGCGATTTTCCGGTAAGTGCCGCCGCCTTTGACGATACTTATAACGGCGGTCGCGATTTAACAATTACCATTATAAAAAGCAGCGGCAACTCGCTTATCGGCAGCACCTATATAGGCGGCGGCGATACTGATGGCGAAAATGCCTATAATGTGTTTTATGAAGATTCTTATCGCGGGGAGGTGATTGCAGCCACCGAAAACGGTAGCAGTAATATTTATGTGGTAAGTTCTACCAATTCCGATAATTTTCCTGTCACTTCCGCTGCTTATCAAAGCAATTTACAGGGAGATGCTGATGCGGTAGTATTTAAGCTCAACGGCAATGCTTCGCAACTGCTGTGGAGTACCTATTTTGGCGGCAATAATGCCGATTCGGGGTTTTCCATTCGTTTAGACAGCAACGGCAATGTATTTGCAGCAGGAGCTACTTCGGGTGGGCTGACCACCAACAACGCTTCCGTACAACCCAATTTTGCGGGCGGTGCTATGGGCGGCTGGGGCGCGTCGTTGGAAGCAGACGGTTTTATTGCCAAATTCAATCCGGCGGGCAGCAATTTGTTGCGCTGCACCTACATCGGCACGTCCGAGTTTGATCAGGGCTATTTCATTGATATAAATCCCGAAGATGACGACATATATATATTCGGTTTGTCGGCAGGCGATTTTCCGGTATCTTCCAATGTATATAGCAATGCCAATGGCGAAATGTTTATCGCCAAACTCAACAATAATTTGTCATCTTATTATTGGACAACCCGCTTAGGCAGCAATGATGATTTTCCTGAAATTGCTCCTACTGCTTTTAGGGTGGATATATGCGGAAATATTTATGCCGGCGGCTATACATTAAGCGGTAATAATTTCCCTATAACACCCGATGCTTTTCAGAATAGTTTAAATGATAATACCGGAGATTATTATTTCATGGTGTTGGAAAAAGATGCCGCCACACTCAGCTATGCTACTTATTTCGGCGGCAACGGCTACGAACATGTGGACGGCGGCACGAGCCGTTTTGACAATAAAGGTGTCATTTATCAGGCAGTATGTACCAACTCCAGCGATTTTTACACCACTTCCGGTGCTTTTGATAATAATTTGAGTACAGGTTGGGATTTATTTGTTTTTAAATTTGATTTTGAAAAAGGTATTGTCGCTGCCAACCCGAGTGTAGATGCGAGTTTGGTAGTAGAATACGACGAAGGATGTGCGCCGCTTACCGTGTTTTTCTATCAACAGTTAGATACGGCAACTACCACCCAATATTACTGGAATTTCGGCGATGGCGACTCGTCCGACCTCAAAAATCCCCTGCATACTTTCCTAACACCCGGCGACTATCAGGTGCGTTTGGTGGTAGTGGATTCCACTACTTGCAATATCACCGACACCGCTTATGTAGCAATCAATGTGGGCTACTCCGAAATAGAAGCAGAGTTTGCTTACGATATAGCACCGCCCTGCGACAATGGCGGCGGCAGCTACGAAGTACAATTTTTCAACAATACCATCGGCACACCTGACGTGAATCTTTGGGAATTTGGCAATATACCCTTTCCTATTCAAAACAACAACGACACCATTTCTTTCACCTACCCGCAAGCCGGTACTTATACGGTGCGCCTCATTACCATCGATTCGCTGCCCTGCTTGGTGAGCGACACCTCCGAAGTAACTTTTACCCTGCAACCGCCGACTTATATTGCTGCCGATTTTTCGTTGCCCGCCGGCGATTGTGTGCCTTTTGATTTGGAAGTGTTCAGCAGCAATGCCGCCGCCCAATATCAGTGGCTTTTTGGCGACGGGGCTTCGGGCAACGACAGCACCGCCCTCCACCAATACACCCAAGCCGGCACTTACGAAGTTTCACTCATCGTACAAGATGCCTCCACCTGCAATGAAAGCGATACCCTCACTTTGCCTTTGGAAGTATATGCCGTACCTCAAAGTCTTTTTTCTACAGATAAAGACAGCATATTTTTGGGAAGCAGCACACTTTTTACTTTTACAGGCGAAACCAACGGCGAAACCCTGCAATACGACTGGGATTTGGGCGATGGCAGCATTGCTGCAACAACGGATAATTTTACACACACTTACACCGCTATTGGTACATATAATATTTGCCTCACTGTTACTTCGCCGCACAACTGCACCGATGCGTATTGCAAAGAAATAGATGTATATACCGACAAGGGATTTATCGGCATACCCAATGCTTTTACGCCCAACGACGACAAAGTCAATGATGCTGTGCAGGTAGAAGGAAAAAATATAGTATCTTTTACGCTCAAAATTTTTAATCGCTGGGGAAAATTATTATTTGAAACCGATAACATAGATACCGCTTGGGACGGCAATTATCAGGGCGACCCGCAAGAAGCAGATGTGTATGTATATACATTGGAAGCTAAAATGATTGACGGCGAACAAATCAGCAAAACCGGAAATATTACATTATTGCGATAA
- a CDS encoding carboxypeptidase-like regulatory domain-containing protein produces the protein MTTLNKPKYCGQNWLEMKPTDGGRICGQCSKTIVDFSKMTWADIERIQQQNNNSVCGMYSPKQLDYWGRQVPATNCSKFAATTALLVSMTIPSQSFSQTVSDTVSKTIIHGIVTGKTKEGKIDTLGFTSINLKGTNIGTAANEQGYYQLDITNYIDTIQNPTLIFSMVGFDRLELNLKNENKGYLKYDAQLNQDNVQITYFYVTKPTLGQRIKWKFKKWFGKKDK, from the coding sequence ATGACGACATTAAATAAACCAAAATATTGCGGACAAAATTGGTTGGAAATGAAACCAACTGACGGTGGACGTATCTGCGGACAGTGTAGTAAAACTATAGTTGACTTTTCAAAAATGACTTGGGCTGACATTGAACGAATACAGCAGCAAAACAATAACTCAGTTTGCGGTATGTATTCACCCAAACAACTTGACTATTGGGGGCGACAAGTTCCGGCAACTAATTGTTCCAAATTTGCAGCGACAACAGCGTTGTTAGTTTCAATGACGATCCCATCTCAATCGTTTTCACAGACAGTTTCGGACACAGTCTCTAAAACCATAATTCACGGAATAGTGACCGGGAAAACAAAAGAAGGAAAAATAGACACATTAGGGTTTACATCAATAAACTTAAAAGGAACAAACATAGGAACAGCCGCTAACGAACAAGGATATTATCAATTAGACATAACCAATTATATTGATACAATTCAAAATCCAACTCTAATATTTTCAATGGTTGGTTTTGACCGTCTTGAACTGAATTTAAAAAATGAAAACAAAGGATATTTAAAGTATGATGCACAACTTAATCAGGACAATGTTCAAATTACTTATTTTTATGTTACCAAACCGACATTGGGACAACGTATAAAATGGAAATTTAAAAAATGGTTTGGAAAGAAAGATAAATAA
- a CDS encoding cysteine--tRNA ligase → MKNKILVYNTLSGQKEPFSSIKKDEISMYVCGPTVYSNAHIGHALSAMVFDIIRRYFEHVGYSVKFIMNFTDVDDKIIIRSQKENIDATTLTENLINEYILQLKKLNIKPATHYPKATEEIGGMISFIEELVKKDFAYSVNGDVFYRTSKFITYGKLSGRKIDEQLSGTRIDVDNRKERVEDFALWKSAKKGEPSWESPWGNGRPGWHIECSSMCIHHLGEQIDIHGGGTDLIFPHHENEIAQSEAYTGKPFAKYWMHNGMLELKGGKMSKSVGNLITINEFLEKFDANTFRMMLISSHYRSPLAFNFDLAEESLRKVQKITSALKGAWGNNSDDYLAKEAESTAANFVLEFHNSMNDDFNTPIFLSHLFSITKYVNQLRDKGASDEILSIVQKEIKNVLKIIGFNIESITSTTSNNLEPQLIELLIEIRKELRNNKNWALSDTIRNKLSAIGVNLEDSPNGETGWTKL, encoded by the coding sequence ATGAAAAATAAAATTTTAGTTTATAATACTTTAAGCGGTCAGAAAGAGCCGTTTAGTTCTATTAAAAAAGATGAAATAAGTATGTATGTGTGTGGGCCTACTGTATATTCGAATGCTCACATAGGACATGCATTATCTGCAATGGTGTTTGACATAATCAGAAGGTATTTTGAACATGTTGGATACTCTGTAAAATTCATTATGAATTTTACAGATGTTGATGATAAAATAATTATCAGGTCTCAAAAAGAGAATATCGATGCTACCACGCTAACGGAAAATCTTATTAACGAATACATTCTTCAATTAAAAAAACTAAATATCAAACCTGCCACGCATTATCCAAAAGCAACCGAAGAAATTGGAGGTATGATTTCATTTATTGAAGAATTAGTAAAAAAAGACTTTGCCTATTCAGTTAATGGTGATGTTTTTTATCGGACAAGCAAATTCATTACTTACGGTAAACTATCTGGACGCAAAATTGATGAACAACTTTCAGGGACTCGGATTGATGTAGATAATCGAAAGGAAAGAGTTGAAGACTTTGCATTATGGAAATCTGCGAAGAAAGGAGAACCGTCATGGGAAAGCCCTTGGGGAAATGGTAGACCTGGCTGGCATATAGAGTGTTCTTCAATGTGTATCCATCATTTAGGGGAACAAATTGATATACACGGTGGTGGCACAGACTTAATTTTTCCACATCATGAAAATGAAATTGCTCAGTCAGAAGCATATACAGGAAAGCCTTTTGCAAAGTATTGGATGCACAACGGTATGCTTGAATTAAAAGGAGGGAAAATGAGCAAGTCTGTTGGAAACCTCATAACCATTAATGAGTTTTTAGAAAAGTTTGATGCAAATACTTTTAGAATGATGTTAATTTCGTCTCACTATAGAAGTCCTTTGGCTTTTAATTTTGATTTAGCAGAAGAATCTTTAAGGAAAGTTCAAAAAATTACAAGTGCTTTAAAAGGTGCATGGGGTAATAATTCAGACGATTACTTAGCGAAGGAAGCAGAAAGTACAGCAGCAAATTTTGTCCTTGAGTTTCATAATTCAATGAATGACGATTTCAATACTCCAATTTTTTTAAGCCATCTTTTTTCAATTACAAAATATGTAAACCAATTAAGAGATAAAGGTGCGTCAGATGAAATATTGAGCATCGTTCAAAAGGAAATTAAAAATGTTTTGAAAATTATTGGATTCAATATTGAGAGTATTACAAGTACAACATCAAATAATTTAGAGCCTCAACTAATTGAATTATTAATTGAAATAAGAAAAGAATTACGCAATAATAAAAATTGGGCTTTATCCGATACTATAAGAAATAAATTAAGTGCTATTGGGGTAAACTTAGAGGATAGCCCTAATGGTGAAACTGGTTGGACAAAATTATGA
- a CDS encoding nucleotidyltransferase domain-containing protein: protein MNNPEIKKILIREIDAFASLNFKDYFIVLFGSFAINKQKENSDIDIICFSKSLDDELIFLFKDFFINLCVKYNVSTRAQIPHERFLIISYNDLLKAISGEGFTKTEKSELTIPERIHTAEFYSSDKMRFRFAFNSITTLNQFISGNFEHYKSFKDIAIEYLLGYIFILNNKRKLTIEELVNATICDSKTQRSEGMFLGYKNYSEIREHFLDAYQIKLKQLSNQNFVNFDSVSFLPSDNWLKKIFYTNAELHN, encoded by the coding sequence ATGAATAATCCAGAAATAAAAAAGATACTTATAAGGGAAATTGATGCTTTCGCATCACTTAACTTCAAAGACTATTTCATAGTTCTCTTTGGTTCATTCGCAATTAATAAACAAAAAGAAAATTCAGATATTGACATCATTTGCTTTTCGAAATCGCTTGATGATGAATTAATTTTTCTTTTCAAAGATTTTTTTATCAATCTATGTGTAAAATATAATGTAAGCACAAGAGCACAAATTCCACATGAACGCTTTTTAATCATTTCTTATAATGATTTACTAAAAGCAATATCGGGCGAAGGTTTTACAAAAACTGAAAAGTCAGAATTGACTATTCCTGAAAGAATTCACACCGCTGAATTTTACAGTTCAGATAAAATGAGATTTAGATTTGCCTTTAATTCAATAACAACACTAAACCAGTTTATTTCTGGGAATTTTGAGCACTATAAATCCTTTAAAGACATAGCCATTGAATATTTGCTTGGATATATTTTCATTCTTAATAATAAAAGAAAATTAACAATTGAAGAATTAGTTAACGCTACAATTTGCGACAGTAAGACCCAAAGAAGTGAAGGAATGTTTTTAGGGTATAAAAATTATTCAGAAATTCGAGAACATTTTCTCGATGCATATCAAATTAAATTAAAACAACTTTCTAATCAAAATTTTGTCAACTTTGATTCAGTTTCATTCTTGCCCTCTGACAATTGGCTTAAAAAAATATTTTACACTAATGCAGAACTCCACAATTAA